A stretch of Amycolatopsis balhimycina FH 1894 DNA encodes these proteins:
- a CDS encoding threonine ammonia-lyase yields MELVTISDIEAAAKRVQGVAVRTPLLLQTWDPRKTLWLKPENLQPVGAFKVRGAFNAIGTLDDAIRARGIIAHSSGNHAQAVAYAAQRYGVPAVIVVPDGAPRIKVEATRSYGAEVIEVPMSELEAKTHELAVERGLTLVPPFDDAAIIAGQGTVGLEIAEDLPDVEVVLVPVSGGGLASGVGTAIKARCPQARVIGVEPELAGDATEGLRLGHRVDWPVADRARTIADGLRAQPSDLTFAHLRKVVDDMVTVTEDEIRDAVRTLARQARLVAEPSGAVTTAAYLSHAGELPAGRTVAIVSGGNADPAMFAEILA; encoded by the coding sequence ATGGAACTGGTGACGATCTCAGACATCGAGGCCGCCGCGAAGCGCGTCCAAGGTGTCGCAGTGCGCACGCCCCTGCTGCTCCAGACCTGGGATCCCCGCAAGACCCTGTGGCTCAAACCCGAGAATCTGCAACCGGTCGGCGCGTTCAAGGTGCGCGGCGCCTTCAACGCGATCGGCACTCTCGACGACGCGATCCGCGCTCGCGGCATCATCGCCCACTCGAGCGGCAACCACGCGCAGGCGGTCGCGTACGCCGCGCAGCGGTACGGCGTGCCCGCGGTCATCGTCGTGCCGGACGGCGCGCCGCGGATCAAGGTCGAGGCCACCCGCTCGTACGGCGCCGAAGTGATCGAGGTGCCGATGAGCGAACTCGAGGCGAAAACGCACGAACTGGCCGTCGAACGCGGGCTGACCCTCGTGCCCCCCTTCGACGACGCGGCCATCATCGCCGGGCAGGGCACGGTGGGCCTCGAGATCGCCGAAGACCTGCCGGACGTCGAGGTCGTGCTCGTGCCGGTGAGCGGCGGCGGGCTGGCCTCCGGCGTCGGCACCGCGATCAAGGCCCGCTGCCCGCAGGCCCGCGTGATCGGCGTCGAGCCCGAACTGGCCGGCGACGCAACCGAGGGGCTGCGCCTCGGCCACCGGGTCGACTGGCCCGTGGCGGACCGGGCCCGCACGATCGCCGACGGCCTGCGCGCGCAACCGTCCGACCTGACCTTCGCGCACCTGCGGAAGGTCGTCGACGACATGGTCACGGTCACCGAGGACGAGATCCGCGACGCCGTCCGCACGCTGGCGCGGCAGGCCCGGCTGGTGGCCGAGCCCAGCGGCGCCGTGACAACGGCGGCGTACCTGTCCCACGCCGGCGAGCTGCCCGCCGGCCGCACGGTGGCCATCGTCTCCGGGGGCAACGCGGACCCGGCCATGTTCGCCGAAATCCTCGCCTGA
- a CDS encoding MFS transporter, which produces MTATEDTGIRWGTHAARGVLATTILGSGMAMLDGTIVNVALPRIGAELNASVAGLQWILDGYMLALAALILVAGSLGDRYGRRRMYLIGVVWFGVASGLCAAATSTEMLVAMRVLQGVGGALLTPGSLAILQASFAHDARARAIGAWSGLGGIAAAAGPLLGGFLVQVWSWRLAFLINLPIAVAVVLMARKFVPESRDPDATGHPDFGAAALGAVGLAGITGALVEAPGRGIGDPIVLVAGIIGLAGLVAFVVVQHRSAEPLVPPSLFRDRTFTLSNALTFVVYAALGGVMMLLVMQLQVSLHYSPTASGLAGLPLTVIMLLLSGRSGALAQRIGPRLQLVVGPIVVGIGMLLMLRIAPGASYLGAVLPAVVVFGLGLATVVAPVTATVLAAAPDRFAGVASGVNNAIARSGGLLAVAVLPAAAGLTGEAYADPVALTAGWRTALVICAALAIAGGLIALGIHNGVLESPTPAKPDDERPHLGECYHCGVEGPPTHVRSGGTPVAGS; this is translated from the coding sequence GTGACTGCGACTGAAGACACCGGGATCCGGTGGGGCACCCACGCCGCGCGAGGCGTGCTCGCGACCACGATCCTCGGGTCGGGCATGGCGATGCTCGACGGCACCATCGTCAACGTCGCCCTGCCCCGCATCGGCGCCGAGCTGAACGCCTCCGTCGCCGGGCTCCAGTGGATCCTCGACGGCTACATGCTGGCGCTGGCCGCGCTCATCCTGGTCGCCGGTTCGCTCGGCGACCGGTACGGCAGGCGCCGCATGTACCTCATCGGCGTCGTCTGGTTCGGCGTCGCCTCCGGGCTGTGCGCCGCCGCGACGTCCACCGAGATGCTCGTCGCGATGCGCGTCCTGCAGGGCGTCGGCGGTGCCCTCCTGACGCCGGGGTCGCTGGCGATCCTCCAGGCGTCCTTCGCGCACGACGCCCGCGCCCGCGCGATCGGCGCCTGGTCCGGCCTCGGCGGCATCGCGGCCGCCGCCGGGCCGCTGCTCGGCGGCTTCCTCGTGCAGGTCTGGTCGTGGCGGCTGGCGTTCCTGATCAACTTGCCCATCGCCGTCGCCGTGGTCCTCATGGCGCGGAAGTTCGTCCCCGAATCGCGTGACCCGGACGCGACCGGCCACCCGGACTTCGGCGCCGCCGCGCTCGGCGCGGTCGGCCTCGCCGGGATCACCGGGGCGCTCGTCGAGGCGCCCGGCCGCGGCATCGGCGACCCGATCGTGCTGGTCGCGGGCATCATCGGGCTCGCGGGACTGGTCGCGTTCGTCGTCGTCCAGCACCGTTCGGCGGAACCGCTCGTGCCGCCGTCGCTGTTCCGCGACCGCACGTTCACGCTCTCGAACGCCCTGACGTTCGTCGTCTACGCGGCCCTCGGCGGCGTCATGATGCTGCTGGTGATGCAGCTGCAGGTGTCACTGCACTACTCGCCGACGGCGTCCGGCCTGGCCGGGCTGCCGCTCACGGTGATCATGCTGTTGCTCTCCGGCCGCTCCGGCGCGCTCGCGCAGCGCATCGGACCGCGCTTGCAGCTGGTCGTCGGCCCGATCGTGGTCGGCATCGGCATGCTGCTGATGCTGCGCATCGCGCCCGGCGCGTCCTACCTCGGCGCCGTGCTGCCCGCGGTGGTCGTGTTCGGGCTCGGCCTGGCGACAGTCGTGGCCCCGGTGACCGCGACGGTGCTCGCCGCGGCCCCGGACCGCTTCGCCGGCGTCGCCTCCGGCGTCAACAACGCCATCGCCCGCTCGGGCGGCCTGCTCGCGGTGGCGGTGCTGCCCGCCGCGGCCGGGCTGACCGGCGAGGCGTACGCCGACCCGGTCGCGCTCACCGCGGGCTGGCGGACGGCGCTGGTCATCTGCGCGGCGCTGGCGATCGCCGGCGGGCTGATCGCGCTGGGCATCCACAACGGCGTCCTGGAGTCCCCCACACCCGCGAAGCCCGACGACGAGCGCCCCCACCTGGGCGAGTGCTACCACTGCGGAGTCGAAGGCCCGCCGACGCACGTCCGCAGCGGCGGGACCCCGGTCGCCGGCTCGTAG
- a CDS encoding GntR family transcriptional regulator encodes MLETTTTGEAGAVAGMRGQREPKYWALKQHLLDLLDVLPPGSPIPTERALAGEFTVSRTTVRQALADLTAEGRLHRVQGKGTFAAEPKLAQRLQLSSYTEDMRRQGLKPSSKLLEVEELPVEGDLAKLLGIRTGAKILRLRRLRLADSQPMALETTHLPLGRFRGLRKHVSAGGSLYAVLREHYGVELERAEETIETSLAGPQEAEMLGADVGMPVLMLTRHSFATDGKPVEFARSVYRGDRYKFVTTLLP; translated from the coding sequence ATGTTGGAGACCACCACCACGGGCGAGGCGGGCGCCGTCGCCGGGATGCGCGGGCAGCGCGAGCCCAAATACTGGGCGCTGAAACAGCACCTCCTCGATCTCCTGGACGTGCTGCCGCCGGGGTCGCCGATCCCGACCGAACGCGCGCTCGCCGGGGAGTTCACGGTCTCCCGCACCACCGTGCGCCAGGCGCTGGCCGACCTGACCGCCGAAGGCCGCCTGCACCGTGTGCAGGGAAAAGGCACCTTCGCGGCCGAACCGAAGCTCGCGCAGCGGCTCCAGCTGTCGTCCTACACCGAGGACATGCGCAGGCAGGGCTTGAAGCCGTCGTCGAAGCTCCTCGAGGTCGAGGAACTGCCGGTCGAGGGTGACCTCGCGAAGCTGCTCGGAATCCGCACGGGCGCGAAAATCCTTCGCCTTCGACGGCTTCGACTGGCCGATTCCCAGCCGATGGCCCTGGAGACGACGCACCTTCCGCTCGGCCGTTTTCGCGGACTGCGCAAGCACGTTTCGGCCGGCGGATCGTTGTACGCCGTTCTACGCGAGCACTACGGCGTCGAACTGGAGCGCGCGGAAGAGACGATCGAGACGTCGCTGGCCGGGCCGCAGGAAGCGGAGATGCTCGGCGCGGACGTCGGCATGCCGGTGCTGATGCTGACCCGCCACTCGTTCGCCACGGACGGGAAGCCGGTCGAGTTCGCCCGCTCGGTCTACCGGGGCGACCGCTACAAGTTCGTCACCACGCTGCTGCCGTAG
- a CDS encoding SIS domain-containing protein — translation MMTEQRPGAHMAAEIAQQPDVLAGLVARQAEIAGVAEKISQRPPRFALLAARGSSDHAALYAKYLIEVLLGLPAGLVSPSTATLYGARPDLRDVLFVTVSQSGGSPDLIEVTETARRQGALTVSVTNTPDSPLRAASELGVDIGAGVEQAVAATKTYSATLMALYLLIDAVRGGKAADAEKIGELAQQTLDGATEGVQRAVDRYRFVNRVLTTARGYSYATALEASLKLAETSYLAARAYSGADLLHGPVAAVDDQTAVLALTSAGHGADAMREVIDAVGKRGADVVAVGSASAETPAALRIDVPQTVEELAPILEILPVQRIALGLSLARGGDPDNPRGLLKVTKTR, via the coding sequence ATGATGACCGAACAACGGCCCGGCGCGCACATGGCCGCGGAGATCGCCCAGCAGCCGGACGTCCTGGCGGGACTGGTGGCGCGTCAGGCGGAAATCGCCGGGGTGGCGGAAAAGATCTCACAACGGCCGCCACGGTTCGCGTTGCTCGCCGCGCGTGGATCGAGCGACCACGCAGCGTTGTACGCGAAGTACCTGATCGAGGTACTTCTCGGCCTTCCGGCTGGTCTGGTTTCGCCTTCCACCGCGACGCTCTACGGCGCCCGGCCCGATCTGCGCGACGTGCTCTTCGTCACGGTCAGCCAGAGCGGCGGCTCGCCCGACCTGATCGAAGTGACCGAAACAGCGCGGCGTCAGGGCGCGCTGACGGTGTCGGTCACCAACACGCCGGACTCGCCGCTGCGGGCGGCTTCGGAGCTCGGCGTCGACATCGGCGCGGGCGTCGAGCAGGCCGTCGCCGCGACCAAGACGTACTCCGCGACGCTGATGGCGCTCTACCTGCTCATCGACGCGGTGCGCGGCGGCAAGGCGGCCGACGCCGAGAAGATCGGCGAACTCGCGCAGCAGACTCTCGACGGCGCCACCGAGGGCGTGCAGCGCGCGGTCGACCGGTACCGGTTCGTGAACCGCGTCCTCACCACCGCCCGCGGCTACTCCTACGCGACCGCGCTGGAGGCGTCGCTCAAGCTCGCCGAGACGAGCTACCTCGCCGCCCGCGCGTACAGCGGCGCCGACCTCCTGCACGGCCCGGTCGCCGCGGTCGACGACCAGACCGCCGTGCTCGCGCTGACCAGCGCCGGGCACGGCGCGGACGCGATGCGCGAGGTCATCGACGCCGTCGGCAAGCGCGGCGCGGACGTCGTCGCGGTCGGTTCGGCGTCGGCGGAGACCCCGGCGGCCCTGCGCATCGACGTCCCGCAGACCGTCGAGGAGCTGGCGCCGATCCTGGAGATCCTGCCCGTCCAGCGGATCGCCCTCGGCCTGTCGCTCGCCCGCGGCGGCGACCCCGACAACCCGCGTGGCCTGCTGAAGGTCACCAAGACCCGGTGA
- a CDS encoding N-acetylglucosamine kinase, with product MSFAVGVDAGGTSTRAALVDAAGAVLGTGRGEGANPNAHAPEVAAGRIADAITAALGDRDPGDVRACVVGMAGVSKLSDPAVAAVFDAAWARIGLSGVVRTVTDAEVAYASATPAPDGTVLVAGTGSIAGRIRKRRLAGTAGGYGWLLGDEGSAFWLGREAVRSTLEALGRGLPIEGLPSAVLAAALEPSGLDVRTDAGRLAASRALITTANAEAPVRLARFAPLVSAAHDAGEPAALEIVARAAGHLVANALAAREPGESTPVVLVGSVLTGTSPVGALVRRGLAGLEVLTSSDGVLGAAWLAAVAAFGEGTPRPRL from the coding sequence GTGAGCTTCGCGGTAGGCGTCGACGCCGGCGGCACGTCGACCAGGGCCGCCCTGGTCGACGCCGCCGGCGCGGTACTGGGCACCGGACGCGGCGAAGGCGCCAACCCCAACGCGCACGCGCCCGAGGTCGCCGCGGGCCGGATCGCGGACGCGATCACCGCGGCGCTGGGCGACCGCGACCCCGGCGACGTGCGGGCGTGCGTCGTCGGCATGGCCGGGGTCAGCAAGCTCAGCGACCCGGCGGTAGCGGCGGTCTTCGACGCGGCGTGGGCGCGGATCGGGCTCTCCGGGGTGGTCCGGACCGTCACCGACGCCGAAGTGGCGTACGCGTCGGCGACGCCGGCGCCGGACGGAACCGTCCTCGTCGCCGGCACGGGGTCGATCGCGGGCCGGATCCGGAAGCGCCGTCTCGCCGGCACCGCGGGCGGCTACGGCTGGCTGCTCGGCGACGAAGGATCCGCGTTCTGGCTCGGCCGCGAGGCAGTCCGTTCCACTTTGGAGGCGCTCGGGCGGGGACTCCCGATCGAGGGGCTGCCGTCCGCGGTGCTCGCCGCCGCGCTCGAACCGTCCGGTTTGGACGTCCGGACCGACGCCGGGCGGCTCGCCGCGTCACGGGCGCTCATCACGACGGCCAACGCCGAGGCGCCCGTCCGGCTCGCCCGGTTCGCGCCTCTGGTGAGCGCGGCGCACGACGCGGGAGAGCCCGCGGCGCTCGAGATCGTCGCCCGCGCGGCCGGCCATCTGGTCGCGAACGCCCTCGCCGCGCGCGAGCCCGGCGAGTCGACTCCGGTCGTGCTCGTCGGCTCGGTGCTCACCGGCACCAGCCCGGTCGGCGCGCTCGTGCGCCGCGGATTGGCCGGTCTCGAGGTGCTGACCAGCTCCGATGGGGTCCTCGGGGCGGCCTGGCTCGCCGCCGTGGCGGCCTTCGGCGAGGGGACGCCGAGACCCCGGCTGTAA
- a CDS encoding DUF3159 domain-containing protein, protein MSGEPRESLAQILGGRRGALDASIPPVGFVAGWLAAGQSIAWGAGAAVGVAVALGTYRIVRGGKVRALVVSLAAVVAAALIALHTGRAQDFFLLQLMSNVASALLWAASIVVRWPLLGVVVGLVLGQKARWRRDPVLLKAYSRASWVWVFGQYALRVVVYGLLWWSGQVIALGVARTVLSWPLVALTVAVSGWVLYRALPPEHPGLRLAPETGSDDVPRT, encoded by the coding sequence GTGTCCGGAGAACCCCGTGAGTCGCTCGCGCAGATCCTCGGTGGCCGCCGGGGCGCACTCGACGCCAGTATCCCGCCCGTCGGCTTCGTCGCCGGCTGGCTCGCGGCCGGGCAGTCGATCGCCTGGGGCGCCGGCGCCGCCGTCGGGGTCGCCGTCGCGCTCGGCACCTACCGGATCGTGCGGGGTGGCAAGGTCCGCGCGCTGGTCGTGAGCCTGGCCGCGGTCGTCGCCGCCGCGCTGATCGCCCTGCACACCGGCCGCGCCCAGGACTTCTTCCTGCTGCAGCTGATGTCCAACGTGGCCAGCGCCCTGCTGTGGGCGGCCAGCATCGTCGTCCGCTGGCCGCTGCTCGGCGTCGTCGTCGGCCTGGTGCTCGGCCAGAAGGCGCGCTGGCGGCGTGACCCGGTGCTGCTGAAGGCGTACTCGCGGGCCAGCTGGGTGTGGGTGTTCGGCCAGTACGCGCTGCGGGTGGTGGTCTACGGCCTGCTGTGGTGGTCCGGTCAGGTGATCGCGCTCGGCGTGGCCCGCACGGTGCTGTCCTGGCCGCTGGTCGCGCTGACTGTCGCGGTGAGTGGCTGGGTGCTCTACCGGGCGTTGCCGCCGGAGCATCCCGGCCTGCGCCTGGCCCCGGAGACCGGCTCGGACGACGTACCCAGGACATAA
- a CDS encoding SGNH/GDSL hydrolase family protein encodes MYGIDSYVAIGDSFTEGLNDDLPDGSFRGWADRLAEILAAGRSDFRYANLALRGKMLDEILDEQLPIALELKPDLVTLCAGGNDIIVPGADVDAVTERLEEGVAKLREAGIPVLMFNGPDTKVLSVMSVLRGKVAIYNTNLWAIADRHGARMVDLWTMDPLHDRRAWSDDRLHFSPEAHYRIALRAAEALGIPLERDWREPWPEEVLPSRWIDSRRSDLTWTKVHLLPWIRRQLRGESMGDGLSPKRPQLAPLVPLDVLEVLEVPDNARQQAS; translated from the coding sequence GTGTACGGAATCGACAGCTACGTAGCCATCGGGGACAGCTTCACCGAGGGCCTCAACGACGACCTGCCGGACGGCTCGTTCCGGGGCTGGGCCGACCGGCTCGCGGAGATCCTGGCGGCGGGCCGGAGCGACTTCAGGTACGCCAACCTGGCGCTGCGGGGCAAGATGCTCGACGAGATCCTGGACGAGCAGCTGCCGATCGCGCTGGAGCTGAAGCCCGACCTGGTGACGCTGTGCGCGGGCGGCAACGACATCATCGTGCCGGGGGCGGACGTCGACGCTGTCACGGAGCGCCTGGAGGAAGGCGTCGCGAAGCTGCGCGAGGCCGGGATCCCGGTGCTGATGTTCAACGGCCCGGACACCAAGGTGCTGTCGGTGATGTCGGTGCTGCGCGGCAAGGTGGCGATCTACAACACGAACCTGTGGGCGATCGCCGACCGCCACGGCGCCCGCATGGTCGACCTGTGGACGATGGACCCCCTGCACGACCGCCGCGCCTGGAGCGACGACCGCCTCCACTTCTCCCCGGAAGCCCACTACCGCATCGCCCTGAGGGCGGCGGAGGCACTCGGCATCCCCCTGGAGCGCGACTGGCGCGAGCCGTGGCCGGAAGAGGTCCTCCCCAGCCGCTGGATCGACTCGCGGCGTTCGGACCTGACGTGGACGAAGGTGCACCTGCTGCCCTGGATCCGCCGCCAGCTCCGGGGCGAGTCGATGGGGGACGGCTTGTCACCGAAGCGGCCGCAGCTGGCGCCGTTGGTGCCGTTGGACGTGCTCGAGGTGCTCGAGGTGCCGGACAACGCCCGGCAGCAGGCCAGCTGA
- a CDS encoding OmpA family protein has protein sequence MSGGRRWILVIPIAVLVTALLAGAVTWVQGGAIQRNLADRARAALVAAGLPAGNVSFDGRDATLSGFPPWDALRALDVVQGVDGVRAARFDGDVVPLVPSPAPSPSPSPSSAPSSPPPTTSTTAPPPTDKAGVQAEIDRMLTETPISFVPDTARLTPEGEQAARDIAIALAKAPADFRYRVTGHVARGPGGESAALKLSRDRARAVTRVLTTNGLTAKRVTYRGLGDARPATGGEEDRRVEITVV, from the coding sequence ATGTCCGGTGGTCGGCGCTGGATCCTCGTGATCCCGATCGCGGTGCTGGTCACGGCACTGCTCGCGGGGGCCGTGACCTGGGTTCAGGGCGGGGCCATCCAGCGGAACCTCGCCGATCGGGCCCGGGCCGCGCTGGTCGCCGCCGGGTTGCCCGCCGGCAACGTCAGCTTCGACGGGCGGGATGCCACCCTCAGCGGCTTTCCGCCCTGGGACGCCCTTCGCGCCCTCGATGTCGTCCAGGGCGTCGACGGGGTGCGGGCCGCCCGGTTCGACGGCGACGTCGTCCCCCTCGTCCCCAGCCCGGCGCCGAGTCCGAGCCCGAGTCCGAGCAGTGCGCCGAGCAGCCCGCCGCCGACCACCAGCACCACCGCGCCGCCGCCCACCGACAAGGCCGGTGTGCAGGCCGAGATCGACCGGATGCTCACCGAGACGCCGATCAGCTTCGTTCCGGACACCGCCCGGCTCACGCCCGAAGGCGAACAGGCCGCCCGTGACATCGCCATCGCGCTCGCCAAGGCCCCGGCGGACTTCCGGTACCGGGTCACCGGCCACGTCGCCCGGGGCCCCGGCGGCGAGAGCGCCGCGCTGAAGCTGTCCCGGGACCGCGCCCGGGCCGTCACGCGGGTCCTCACCACCAACGGGCTGACGGCCAAGCGCGTGACCTACCGGGGGCTGGGCGACGCCCGGCCGGCCACCGGCGGCGAAGAGGACCGGCGCGTCGAAATCACGGTCGTTTGA
- a CDS encoding DUF6932 family protein, with translation MALPHWTSQQVLPPGRHAGDLADVYERLVFDAPHQNDREILFSALNSYLGVARRIIPSGRAWIGGELVMRTAHPPQSLDVVLIPDEWGALKRLDDAGRSALYGLLTLRGVIVGQPAMYLDQVQPVGGMLDGFLCRPGDEDVWAEVWAEGGSMVEGGRGYPEMIW, from the coding sequence GTGGCGCTCCCCCATTGGACGTCGCAGCAGGTCCTGCCGCCGGGCCGGCACGCCGGCGACCTCGCCGACGTCTACGAACGCCTGGTGTTCGACGCCCCGCACCAGAACGATCGCGAAATCCTGTTCAGCGCGCTCAACAGCTATCTCGGCGTGGCCCGGCGGATCATCCCGTCCGGCCGGGCCTGGATCGGCGGCGAGCTCGTCATGCGGACCGCGCACCCGCCGCAAAGCCTCGACGTCGTCCTCATCCCGGACGAGTGGGGTGCGCTCAAACGGCTCGACGACGCCGGCCGCTCGGCGCTGTACGGCCTGCTCACGCTGCGCGGGGTGATCGTCGGGCAGCCCGCGATGTACCTCGATCAGGTGCAACCGGTCGGGGGCATGCTGGACGGCTTCCTGTGCCGCCCCGGCGACGAGGACGTGTGGGCCGAGGTCTGGGCCGAGGGCGGCAGCATGGTCGAGGGCGGCAGGGGCTACCCGGAGATGATCTGGTGA
- a CDS encoding AfsR/SARP family transcriptional regulator: MARTRLQLLGPVQLFRGDDPVPIGGPGVRGLLALLALKPGKVVGLDEIIDALWGHNPPATARTIVHGNVSHLRRILREIDGPGIHTTPPGYRLDAEPGWIDVHRARTLLDRAAEAGPEVAAPLLAEALALWQGPALGGVPDSLQAPELEDLRLAVHGARVDADLGLGRHAELIVELSPIVRADPLAERTAGQLMRALYHAGRRGDALELYRTVSRATLRTLGVEPGAELRWLHERVLNDDLPPLSRESSHLGAALSRESAVVDEPVRAISQLPAAVPSLAGRGDELAWLDGLVTRAEAGQTTIAVVSGTAGVGKSTLVVWWAHRIARRFPDGVLFASLRGFDPHHPPLEPAELLTQFLLGLGVETANIPELLHERVALYRSLIAGRRMLVLLDDARTAEQVRPLLPPSARTMTVVTSRSRLDGLAVSNAARQRVLGTLAPDDAVALIEELAGPASLNHALARLCGYLPLALRIAGARLSASAQRTAEELVDELGNERTRLAGLQVEGAEDGVRAAFDVSFRGLPGEIAETFLQLGAVPGVMVGPHLMAAVAQIPVAEARRRLRALAAHNLIAETERDVFVPHDLVAVYLRELAEQELGDKERDEALGWTVRYYQAVADRARRLLGRVTDPLDFAGVLAEDAMPPLAGFAEAQEWFAAEWPNLLAVLDAAYAAGRHDDVWQLARLGHTYRVACPLPDEWTRMADLGVDAAEAAGDVAGQCWLRLARCEIALTFELPGFGLADAERAAELSAGLTDERLVTSADLHLGRALSRLGEHDKAIERLAKAVEEAPDVTLRGQALSSCAQAEKRAGRLSDAIAHQLDGLRVDRELGDDGQVVGSLDKLAELSLRAGDHTAAERYVWEAIDLAISREFVAREGALRLTLGRVLRAKGDIDGAREQLAMSVRIYERAHPKLVGEVRAELAELR; this comes from the coding sequence ATGGCCCGAACCCGGCTCCAGCTGCTCGGCCCGGTCCAGCTGTTCCGCGGTGACGACCCCGTCCCGATCGGCGGTCCCGGCGTCCGCGGCCTGCTCGCGCTGCTGGCCCTCAAGCCCGGCAAGGTCGTCGGGCTCGACGAGATCATCGACGCGCTGTGGGGCCACAACCCGCCGGCGACCGCGCGCACCATCGTCCACGGCAACGTCTCGCACCTGCGGCGGATCCTGCGCGAAATCGACGGTCCCGGCATCCACACCACCCCGCCGGGGTACCGGCTGGACGCCGAGCCCGGCTGGATCGACGTCCACCGGGCGCGCACGCTGCTCGACCGCGCGGCGGAGGCCGGTCCGGAGGTCGCGGCTCCGCTGCTCGCCGAAGCGCTCGCGCTGTGGCAGGGCCCCGCGCTGGGCGGGGTGCCCGACTCCCTGCAGGCTCCCGAGCTGGAGGACCTCCGCCTCGCCGTGCACGGCGCCCGCGTCGACGCCGACCTCGGACTCGGCAGGCACGCGGAGCTGATCGTCGAGCTGAGCCCGATCGTCCGGGCCGATCCGCTGGCCGAGCGGACCGCGGGCCAGCTGATGCGGGCGCTGTACCACGCCGGGCGGCGCGGGGACGCGCTCGAGCTGTACCGGACCGTCTCGCGCGCCACTCTCCGCACGCTGGGCGTCGAGCCCGGTGCCGAGCTGCGGTGGCTGCACGAGCGCGTGCTCAACGACGACCTGCCGCCGCTTTCCCGTGAAAGCTCCCACCTGGGGGCGGCACTTTCCCGTGAAAGTGCCGTCGTCGACGAGCCCGTGAGGGCGATTTCCCAGCTGCCCGCCGCGGTGCCCAGCCTGGCCGGCCGCGGCGACGAGCTGGCCTGGCTCGACGGCCTGGTCACCCGCGCCGAGGCCGGGCAGACCACGATCGCCGTGGTCAGCGGCACCGCCGGGGTCGGCAAGAGCACGCTGGTCGTGTGGTGGGCGCACCGGATCGCGCGGCGGTTCCCGGACGGCGTCCTGTTCGCGTCCCTGCGCGGCTTCGACCCGCACCACCCGCCGCTGGAGCCGGCCGAGCTGCTCACGCAGTTCCTGCTGGGCCTCGGCGTCGAAACCGCGAACATCCCGGAACTGCTGCACGAGCGCGTCGCGCTGTACCGGTCGCTGATCGCCGGACGGCGGATGCTGGTGCTGCTCGACGACGCCCGGACCGCCGAGCAGGTGCGCCCGCTGCTGCCGCCGAGCGCGCGGACGATGACGGTGGTGACCAGCCGGTCGCGCCTCGACGGGCTCGCCGTGTCGAACGCGGCCAGGCAGCGGGTGCTCGGCACGCTCGCCCCCGACGACGCCGTGGCGCTCATCGAGGAGCTCGCCGGGCCGGCCAGCCTCAACCACGCCCTCGCACGGCTGTGCGGCTACCTCCCGCTCGCGCTCCGGATCGCGGGCGCGCGGCTCTCGGCGAGCGCGCAGCGCACCGCGGAGGAGCTGGTCGACGAGCTCGGCAACGAGCGCACCCGGCTGGCGGGGCTGCAGGTCGAGGGCGCCGAGGACGGCGTGCGCGCGGCGTTCGACGTCTCCTTCCGCGGCCTGCCCGGCGAAATCGCCGAGACGTTCCTCCAGCTGGGCGCGGTGCCCGGGGTGATGGTGGGGCCGCACCTGATGGCCGCGGTCGCGCAGATCCCGGTGGCCGAGGCTCGCCGCCGGCTGCGCGCGCTGGCCGCGCACAACCTCATCGCCGAGACCGAGCGGGACGTCTTCGTGCCGCACGACCTCGTCGCGGTCTACCTGCGTGAGCTCGCGGAACAGGAGCTCGGCGACAAGGAACGCGACGAAGCACTCGGCTGGACGGTCCGCTACTACCAGGCGGTGGCCGACCGGGCGCGGCGCCTGCTGGGCCGCGTCACCGATCCGCTCGACTTCGCGGGCGTGCTCGCCGAAGACGCGATGCCGCCGCTGGCCGGCTTCGCCGAGGCGCAGGAGTGGTTCGCGGCCGAGTGGCCGAACCTCCTCGCGGTCCTCGACGCCGCGTATGCCGCGGGTCGCCACGACGACGTTTGGCAGCTGGCCCGGCTCGGGCACACCTACCGGGTCGCCTGCCCGCTGCCGGACGAATGGACGCGGATGGCCGACCTCGGCGTCGACGCCGCCGAAGCCGCGGGTGACGTCGCCGGGCAGTGCTGGCTGCGGCTCGCGCGGTGCGAGATCGCGCTGACCTTCGAGCTGCCGGGCTTCGGCCTCGCCGACGCCGAGCGGGCGGCGGAGCTGTCCGCCGGGCTTACCGACGAGCGCCTGGTGACCTCGGCCGACCTGCACCTCGGCCGCGCGCTGAGCCGGCTCGGCGAACACGACAAGGCCATCGAGCGGCTGGCCAAAGCCGTCGAAGAAGCCCCCGACGTCACGCTGCGCGGGCAGGCGCTCAGCAGCTGCGCGCAGGCGGAGAAGCGGGCAGGACGGCTGTCCGACGCGATCGCCCACCAGCTCGACGGCCTGCGCGTCGACCGCGAACTGGGCGACGACGGCCAGGTCGTCGGCTCGCTGGACAAGCTGGCCGAGCTCAGCCTGCGGGCCGGCGACCACACGGCGGCCGAGAGGTACGTCTGGGAGGCGATCGACCTGGCGATCAGCCGCGAGTTCGTCGCGCGGGAGGGCGCGCTGCGGCTGACCTTGGGCCGGGTGTTGCGGGCCAAGGGCGACATCGACGGTGCGCGGGAACAACTCGCGATGTCCGTGCGCATTTACGAGCGGGCGCACCCGAAGCTCGTCGGTGAGGTGCGTGCCGAACTCGCCGAACTCCGGTGA